A segment of the Fusobacterium ulcerans genome:
TTTAAAATAAAACGATGAAAATAATCATCTATAATAAAAATGCACTTTTTCATAAACCATGAATAAATGTAAATTTTATAATTTAGTGAAAGATGGCATAGCATTTGCTTTATTAATTCATACTATTAATAAAACATAAATGGAGGATGAATTAATATGAGTAAAATAATAATAACAGTAGCTCCAACAGGAGCTTGGCCATCTAAAAAAGATAATCCTAATATACCTTTAACACCAGAAGAAATTGCAAATGATGTGTATGAATGCTATAAGGCAGGAGCGTCTATAGCACATCTTCATATGAGAGATGATATGGGAAAAGGAACAATGGATACTAAAAAATTTGAAGAAACAGTTAAACTTATAAAAGAAAAATGTGATATAGTTATTAATTTAACAACATCAGGAGATCTGAATGCTACTGATGAAACTAGACAGGCACATTTAAAATCAATAAAACCTGATCTTGCTTCTTATGATTGTGGTTCTATGAACTGGATGCATAATAGTTTGTTTATTAATCACCCTAAATTTTTAGAGGAATTAGGATATACAATGCAGGAAAATAATGTCAAACCAGAAATTGAAATTTTTGATGCTGGAATGATATATAATTCATTGTATTATATAAAAAAAGGAGTTTTAAAAGAGCCAGTACACTATCAATTTGTGTTAGGAGCTGCTGGGGGAACAGCTGCAACTGTTGAAAATCTAGTTTATTTAAAAAGTTTAATACCTGAAGGAAGTACTTGGTCAGCACTGGGAATTGGAAGAGGACATATACCTATTCTAATGACAGCTATTGCCATGGGAGGACATGTGCGTGTGGGAATGGAAGATAATGTATATTATGGACCAGCAGAATTAGCTGTTTCAAATGCTCAGCTTGTGGAAAGGGCAGCCAGATTGATTAAAAATTCTATGAATGAAGTAGCAACTCCTGCTGAAGCCAGAGAGATTTTAGGCTTAAAAAATGGAGATGAATAGTTATGATAAAAAATATTTCAGTTATAGGTGCTGGAACAATGGGACATGGAATAGCCGAAGTTTTTGCTCTGCATGGATACAATGTCAGCTTGTATGAGACTAATGCAGAAATAAGAGGGAATGCAAAGAAGGTAATAGAAGATGAGCTCTTGTTTTTATTAGAAAATGATTTTATAAAAAAAGATGATATTCAAAAAACATTAGAAAATATAGAGATGTTTTCTGATTTAAAAGAAGCAGTAAAAGATGCTGATTATGTGATAGAAGCAATTCCAGAAAAAATTGAATTGAAACAAAAATTATTTAAACAATTAGATGAATATTGTAAAAAAGAAACAATTTTTGCAAGTAATACATCAAGTTTGAAATTAGATGAAATGAGCAGAGATATAAGTGAGGACAGAAAAAAAAGAATAATGGTATGTCATTGGTATAATCCAGCTCACTTAATGCCTATTGGAGAACTATCATTTTTTGGAAATATGCCTGAAGAAATATATAAAGAAGTGGAAGA
Coding sequences within it:
- a CDS encoding 3-keto-5-aminohexanoate cleavage protein, which gives rise to MSKIIITVAPTGAWPSKKDNPNIPLTPEEIANDVYECYKAGASIAHLHMRDDMGKGTMDTKKFEETVKLIKEKCDIVINLTTSGDLNATDETRQAHLKSIKPDLASYDCGSMNWMHNSLFINHPKFLEELGYTMQENNVKPEIEIFDAGMIYNSLYYIKKGVLKEPVHYQFVLGAAGGTAATVENLVYLKSLIPEGSTWSALGIGRGHIPILMTAIAMGGHVRVGMEDNVYYGPAELAVSNAQLVERAARLIKNSMNEVATPAEAREILGLKNGDE
- a CDS encoding 3-hydroxyacyl-CoA dehydrogenase family protein; amino-acid sequence: MIKNISVIGAGTMGHGIAEVFALHGYNVSLYETNAEIRGNAKKVIEDELLFLLENDFIKKDDIQKTLENIEMFSDLKEAVKDADYVIEAIPEKIELKQKLFKQLDEYCKKETIFASNTSSLKLDEMSRDISEDRKKRIMVCHWYNPAHLMPIGELSFFGNMPEEIYKEVEELYSNSGKQTVKILKDIPGLVANRIQQAIAREVFSLIEMEVAEPEDIDKALKFGPAFRYATSGQLEIADIGGLDIWCTVGDNLLNVMDNRKEANPLLRKKVLENKLGMKSGEGFFKYPKEKINDIKNKFNKKLIIQLKTSKNYVE